The window GGCTAAGGAATTCCGCCAAAAATCACAACCTCGGATCATCTGGAGGTGGATTGTTGGCTCGCCGACAGTCGAGTGTTGATCCTGTAGTTGATGTCGCTCTCGAGTTCGACGATGAAGTAGTGCGCGGTGTGGCGGGACCGCGGTTGTTCGGTTCGTCGTCGGTCGCGCTGGCACGTCGCCATTCGGTGACCGCGGCGCGGCGACCTGTCCGGCGAAGACCGGCGCCAGGGTCCGCGCCGTGGTGTTATTAGAGAGGTTCGCCACACCAGTAACCGTCGCGGTTGAGTGCCGCGGGTGGTGGGACGGCGGCGAAACTACCACCCGTCGAGTCGACGTTGATGAAGTTCTCGCAGAGGATCGGCTGGGTGGGCTGGGACAGGTTGATCGGGGGGATCAGGCCGCTGGCGGTGAAATCCGTCACCCTGCGGAGGGTTTGGATGAGCGCCTGGCGGGTGGGGCAGGGTCCGGCGAGTTGGAGTCCTTGGATCATCTCGTCCGCGGCCACGTAGCCGGCGAGGGCGAGCTCGTCGGTGGGGTCCGCCAGCTCCGGCGCGTATACGGTCATGGCTTTCTGGTAGGCGTTCATCGCGGGGGAGCCCTGCGCGGCGACACTTGACATGATCGACATTCCGGCCATGTCGCGACCTCGCTGGGCGAGCAGACCGGGGCTGAAACCGGTAGCATTCAACGCCACATTGATCTTGACCCCGAGAGACTTGGCCTGCGCATAGATGTCGATAAAGGGACTCGACTGGGCGGCGCCGACGAGGGTGTCCGCGCCGGAACTTTTCAGCTCGTCGGCGACCTTGGCTGGGTCGGTGACCCCTTCGGTGTAGGTGACCTCGTCGACGATCTGGATACCGCGGCTTCGCAGGCTGGGGACGAACTGTGCCGCGAGGCTTCGGGACGCCGCGACGTTCGGGTCGACGACGACGAGCGCCTTCCTGCCGCCCTGTGCCTTGACGAAGTCGCCAAAGACGGAGGTACCGCCGGTGTTGAACAGGTTGCCGGCATGGAAGAGGTTGGGATGGTTGCTCCAGGTGGCGCTCGTCCCGGTTCCGGTGACCGGGATGGTCTCCTTATCGAGCCAGCCGGCTGACTCGTCGAGGACGATCGAGGTGGCGATCAGGCCGAAGACGTGCTGGGTGTCGACGAGGTCGTGCGCGACCTTGGAGAAGGTCTCGGCGTCGGACTGGTCGTCGCCCCATACCAGGTCGATCCCGCGGTCGTGGACGCCGCCGGCGGCGTTCTGCAGGTCGATGCGCGCCTCGACGCCGCTGCGGGCGGCCTTGAAGGCGGAGGCGATCTCGGCGGGCCCGGTGTCGGGATAGATAAGTCCGATCTTGATGGAGGTGGGCGTCACGCCTGGTGCCTGGGTCGGGCAGGCGGCGGCCCCGCTGGTGGCCGAGTTCGACGGCATGTCACAGGCGGTGAGGCCGGAAAGCCCGACCAGCACGGCCGCGATTGCCCCTGCAGAGGTCCGCACGCGCAGGCGACGAAGGATCATGACGCGCCCTCTCCCATCGAAAGATCTATGTTAATAGTGGCAATTCGGTCATTTTTCGTGGCCCCACGTTAGCGTGCCGCCCGCGACGAGATTCCAAGGGAACCGGCGGCGTGTCGCATCGAGTGAAGCCCGGCGATGCCAGCTGTGGATCTTTCTTCGAATGGGTCCTTGCGGTGCGAACAATCTTAACTCGCGATGTCGATGTCGATGTCGATGTTGGTGGGCGCCGGGCGGCGGGCAGGCCGGCGGCATGAGGTTTGCCGTAGTTGTTTGGTTGATCGCCCGGATCGGGACGACGATCGGTCCCGTGTTGGCGCTGTTCGGGGCCGTCGCCGAATCGGGGTTCTGGAGTCCCCACGGCGTTGGCGTTCGGTGAGCTGGCAGGCGCGGCGGCCGGGCGGGGTGTTTATGGTGACGTTGTACCTGCCGAAAGTACGTCCGGGCAGGTCAGGTGGCGTGTTCGTACTCGTGCAGGATGCCGCCGAGGCGATCGTGTCGGCGGACGGTGAGACGGGTCAGCCGGTCCGGCTCGGTGATTGGTTCGGGCAGCGGTTGGAGTGGTCTGGCGTTGGCGATGCTCTGGTGGGGGTGGGAGTTGTAAAACGCCTCGTACTGGCGGAGGGCGTGCAGGAGCTGCCGCTGGTTGTAGATCAGGGTGCGGTCGAGGAGTTCGTGGCGGCAAGTTCGCACCCACCGTTCCATGATCGCGTTCAGGCGGGGACGTGGATGCCGCTGCGCACGATCGTGGTCCCGGCGTCGGCGAGGATCGCGTCGAACAGCGCTGGGAATTTGCCGTCGCGGTCGCGGATGAGGTAGCCGGCGGTCGAGGCGGCGTCCTGCAGATCCATGGCGAGGTTGCGGGCGGCCTGGGTGACCCATGCTGCGGTGGGGTGTGCGGTGGTGCCGAGGATTCGGATGCGGCGGCTGGTGTGTTCGATCACGGCGAGGATGTAGAGGCGTGTCCTGGTCAGGGGCACCGTCTCGAGGAAGTCGGCGGCGAGGATGGCGTGGGCCTGGGAGCGCAGGAAGTCGGCCCAGCTGGTCGCGGTCCGGTCGGGTGCCGGGTCGATGCCTGCCTCGTGCAGGATCTCCCAGACCGTGGGCGGGGCGATCTTGATGCCGAGGGTCAGGAGCTCGCCGTGTATGCGGCGGTAGCCCCAGCCGCTGTTTTCTCGGGCAAGGCGCAGCACCAGGGCGCGGATTGAGGCCACAGTACGGGGCCGTCCGTGCTGCTTGGGTCGGGAGAGGGCGGCGTGGTGGCGGGCGATCAAGGCGCGGTGCCATCGCAGAACGGTGTCCGGGCGTACGAGGAGTCGCAGGTGGCGCAGGGTTGGCCGCGGCAGCGTGTGCAGGAGCGCGGCGAGCAGGGCGCGGTCGGCGGGTCGGAACTGGATCCGTTGGCGTCGAGCTGGCGTTACAGCACGGCGATCAGGTGGCGCAGGGTGAGGATCTCGATGTCCTTGTCACGGTCACCGCGGGGCAGTAGGCGCAGCAGCGCGAAGGCGTTGGTGACACCGAGGTAGGTCAGCCGAAGCAGCACGAAGTGGCATCCTCGCGCAGCCACCGATCCCGACGAGTGAGGGCCGGGTGCTAGGAGGGCCATGGTCGGCAGCCACGGCTGCGACTGTGCTGAGAGGGCGGATGGCATTTTCGGCGGCCACGGGGCCCTGGTACCTCGACGTCGGCCACCACATCGCTTCCGTGCTGAGCGACGCGGACCGTAGAAAACGCGAACGCGACCTTCTCGCGCACTACCTTGACCGCCTGCGGGCAGGCGGCGTCGAGACACCCGCCTGGGACGAGGTGTGGAGCGTTCTTGGCCGCGGCGTCCTGGACGGCTTTTACCTCTGGGGTGTCACGGTCAAGGTCGACCCACCATCACCGCCGCACTCCTGGAACGTCTCGGAACGGCCGCCGCCGACCACGACGCCTTCGCCACGGTCGCCGAGGTAGGGCGATGCCGCGCAGGTTCTGTGTGTACGACTGGGCGGTCGCGGCGGGGTCCTTCCTTTCGCGGGAGAGGTAAACGGACCCGCGGCCGGTGGGCAGCGGGTCCGTGGTGAGGGTCCGATTAGACCGGTGCGCGTTCGTGGGTGGCGTCGAGGGGGTCGTGTCCGTCGTCGAGGAGGTGGTGCAGTTTCTCGCCTTCGACGTCGACGTTGGGCAGGATCCGGTCGAGCCAGCGGGGCAGCCACCAGGCGGCGCGGCCAAGCAGGGCCATCACCGCTGGCATGATGGTCATGCGCACGACCACCGCGTCGAAGAGCACGGCGACGCCGAGGGCCAACCCGATCGACTTGACGATCGATTCGGGCGACAGGATGAATCCGGCGAAGACGCTGATCATGATGAATGCGGCGGCGGTGACGACCCGGGCTCCGTGGCCGAACCCGGTGATCATGGCCTGGCGTGGGGCGCTGCCGTGCGAGTACTCCTCACGCATCCGCGTGACCAGGAAGACCTGGTAGTCCATGGCGAGGCCGAACACGATGCCGACCAGGACGATGGGCAGGAGGCTGAGGATCGGTCCGGTCTGCTCGATGCCAAACAGGTTGGCGAGCCAGCCCCATTGGAACACTGCCACGACGGCTCCGAACGTGGCCGCGATGCTGAGCAGGAAGCCGAGGGTGGCCATCACCGGCACGAGCACCGACCGGAACACCAGCAGGAGCAGGACGAACGCCAGGCCGATCACGACGATCAGGTAGGGCACGAGCGCGTCGCCGAGCTTGGTGGAGACGTCGATGTTGATGGCGGTCAGACCGGTGACACCGATGGCGGTGCCGGGCGCGCTAGGGAGCTGTCGGATGGCGTGGACCAGCTTCTCGGTCGCAACATCGCTTGGTCCGGTCGTCGGGGTGACGGTGAGCAGGGCGGTGTCGCCCGCCTGGTTGATGACGGCCGGGGATACCGCGGCAACGTTGTGGAGCCCACGGATCGTCTGCGTGGCTTGGTCCGCTGCTGCCTGTGCCGACCCGGCGCGCGCGTCGATGGTGACGGTCAGCGGCGCGTTGAAGCCGGGCCCGAACGCGCCTGCCAACAGATCATAGGCGTGACGCTGGGTGGTGGCAGGCGGGGCGGAGCCGTCGTCCGGCATGCCAAGGCGCAGGTCCAGGGCTGGTATCGCGATGACACCGAGTCCGATGACGCCGATGAGCAGCGCGAGGACCGGGCGGTGGGCGATCGCCCCAGCCCGCCTCGTGCCGATGTTGGGTGCCGGCGTGGCACCGGCCTCTTTCAGGTCGCGGGCGTGCAGCCCGCGGGGGTTCCGGGAGATGCGCTCGCCGGCGAAGCCCAGCAGCGCCGGCAGCAGGGTCAGCGCGATGAGCACGGCGACGGCCACGGTGAACGCGGCGGCCAGCCCCATCTGGGTAATGAACGGAATTCCCGCGACCGCCAGCGCCGCTAGCGCGATCACGACGGTCAGGCCGGCGAACAC of the Pseudofrankia saprophytica genome contains:
- a CDS encoding ABC transporter substrate-binding protein → MILRRLRVRTSAGAIAAVLVGLSGLTACDMPSNSATSGAAACPTQAPGVTPTSIKIGLIYPDTGPAEIASAFKAARSGVEARIDLQNAAGGVHDRGIDLVWGDDQSDAETFSKVAHDLVDTQHVFGLIATSIVLDESAGWLDKETIPVTGTGTSATWSNHPNLFHAGNLFNTGGTSVFGDFVKAQGGRKALVVVDPNVAASRSLAAQFVPSLRSRGIQIVDEVTYTEGVTDPAKVADELKSSGADTLVGAAQSSPFIDIYAQAKSLGVKINVALNATGFSPGLLAQRGRDMAGMSIMSSVAAQGSPAMNAYQKAMTVYAPELADPTDELALAGYVAADEMIQGLQLAGPCPTRQALIQTLRRVTDFTASGLIPPINLSQPTQPILCENFINVDSTGGSFAAVPPPAALNRDGYWCGEPL
- a CDS encoding MMPL family transporter, giving the protein MASFLYRLGRFAFRRRWLVAAVWFAVLAGALAGAATLSGSTSDAFRIPGTPSQQAIDLLDKRFPQASAGGATANVVFAAPDGQRLSDMRPAVEDAIAQLKKAPQMASVSDPFQPGTVNSAGTVAVARATYQVPSAELTDPARGALTAVADKARAQGLTVEVGGDALTVKPAQGAGEAIGIAVAAVVLFITFGSLVAAGLPLLTAILGIAIGIGAITAMSGFVNLSSTTPTLALMLGLAVGIDYALFIVSRYRQEIATGRDREEATGLAVGTAGSAVVFAGLTVVIALAALAVAGIPFITQMGLAAAFTVAVAVLIALTLLPALLGFAGERISRNPRGLHARDLKEAGATPAPNIGTRRAGAIAHRPVLALLIGVIGLGVIAIPALDLRLGMPDDGSAPPATTQRHAYDLLAGAFGPGFNAPLTVTIDARAGSAQAAADQATQTIRGLHNVAAVSPAVINQAGDTALLTVTPTTGPSDVATEKLVHAIRQLPSAPGTAIGVTGLTAINIDVSTKLGDALVPYLIVVIGLAFVLLLLVFRSVLVPVMATLGFLLSIAATFGAVVAVFQWGWLANLFGIEQTGPILSLLPIVLVGIVFGLAMDYQVFLVTRMREEYSHGSAPRQAMITGFGHGARVVTAAAFIMISVFAGFILSPESIVKSIGLALGVAVLFDAVVVRMTIMPAVMALLGRAAWWLPRWLDRILPNVDVEGEKLHHLLDDGHDPLDATHERAPV